The following are from one region of the Coffea eugenioides isolate CCC68of chromosome 2, Ceug_1.0, whole genome shotgun sequence genome:
- the LOC113760412 gene encoding T-complex protein 1 subunit alpha — protein MAIAAQTPDILGERQSGQDVRTQNVMACQAVANIVKSSLGPVGLDKMLVDDIGDVTITNDGATILKMLEVEHPAAKVLVELAELQDREVGDGTTSVVIIAAELLKRANDLVRNKIHPTSIISGYRLAMREACKYVDEKLAVKVEKLGKDSLINCAKTSMSSKLIGSDSDFFANLVVEAVQAVKMTNARGEVKYPIKGINILKAHGKSARDSYLLKGYALNTGRAAQGMPMRVAPARIACLDFNLQKTKMQMGVQVLVTDPRELEKIRQREADMTKERIEKLLKAGANVVLTAKGIDDMALKYFVEAGAIAVRRVRKEDLRHVAKATGATVVSTFADMEGEETFDPSLLGHADEVVEEHVADDDVIMIKGTKTTSGVSLILRGANDFMLDEMDRALHDALCIVKRTLESTTVVAGGGAVEAALSVYLENLATTLGSREQLAIAEFAESLLIIPKVLAVNAAKDATELVARLRAYHHTAQTKADKKNLSSMGLDLVKGTVRNNLEAGVIEPAMSKVKIIQFATEAAITILRIDDMIKLVKDESQNEED, from the exons ATGGCGATTGCGGCGCAAACTCCCGATATCCTCGGCGAGCGCCAGTCCGGACAAGATGTCCGTactcaaaatg TGATGGCATGTCAAGCAGTGGCTAATATTGTCAAATCTTCGCTCGGTCCTGTTGGACTCGACAAG ATGTTGGTTGATGACATTGGTGATGTGACAATTACTAATGATGGTGCTACGATACTGAAGATGTTAGAAGTCGAGCATCCAGCTGCCAAG GTCCTTGTTGAGTTGGCTGAACTTCAAGACCGGGAAGTTGGAGATGGAACAACTTCTGTGGTAATTATAGCTGCAGAGCTACTTAAG AGAGCAAATGATTTGGTGAGAAATAAGATTCACCCAACATCAATAATCAGTGGATACAGG CTAGCTATGAGGGAAGCATGCAAATATGTTGATGAGAAGTTGGCTGTGAAG GTTGAGAAACTCGGCAAAGATTCACTCATCAACTGTGCCAAGACAAGCATGTCATCCAAGCTCATTGGCAGTGATAGCGACTTCTTTGCGAATCTG GTTGTTGAAGCAGTACAGGCAGTAAAGATGACGAATGCTCGGGGTGAAGTAAAATATCCGATCAAG GGAATTAACATACTTAAAGCCCATGGAAAAAGTGCAAGGGATAGCTATCTGTTGAAAGGGTATGCTTTGAATACAGGACGTGCTGCCCAAGGGATGCCCATGAGAGTTGCCCCTGCCCGGATTGCTTGCCTTGATTTTAATCTTCagaaaacaaaaatgcaaaTGGGTGTTCAAGTTTTAGTCACTGATCCCCGGGAGCTTGAAAAAATTCGTCAAAG AGAGGCTGACATGACAAAAGAACGCATTGAAAAGCTTCTCAAGGCTGGGGCCAACGTTGTTTTAACTGCAAAAGGGATTGATGACATGGCACTGAAG TACTTTGTAGAAGCTGGTGCAATTGCTGTTAGACGTGTCCGTAAGGAGGATTTACGCCATGTTGCCAAGGCTACAGGAGCAACTGTG GTCTCAACATTCGCTGATATGGAAGGTGAAGAAACATTTGATCCATCACTTCTTGGACATGCAGATGAAGTGGTGGAAGAGCATGTTGCTGATGATGACGTGATTATGATCAAAGGGACCAAAACAACTAGTGGG GTTTCATTGATACTAAGAGGTGCAAATGACTTTATGCTGGATGAGATGGACAGGGCTTTGCACGATGCATTATGCATTGTGAAAAGGACACTGGAATCCACTACA GTTGTTGCTGGAGGTGGTGCTGTTGAAGCTGCCTTATCTGTCTATTTGGAAAACCTGGCTACCACATTAGGATCTCGGGAGCAGCTAGCTATTGCAGAATTTGCTGAATCTTTATTGATCATTCCCAAG GTGCTTGCTGTCAATGCTGCAAAAGATGCAACTGAATTAGTTGCAAGGCTACGTGCATACCATCATACTGCACAAACCAAGGCAGATAAGAAGAATCTATCAAG CATGGGTCTTGACCTGGTGAAGGGAACCGTCCGCAATAACTTGGAGGCTGGAGTAATTGAGCCTGCAATGAGCAAAGTAAAGATAATACAG TTTGCCACTGAAGCTGCTATAACTATTCTTCGAATCGATGACATGATAAAGCTTGTCAAAGATGAAAGCCAAAATGAAGAGGATTGA